A single window of Leishmania panamensis strain MHOM/PA/94/PSC-1 chromosome 35 sequence DNA harbors:
- a CDS encoding exosome-associated protein 4, putative (TriTrypDB/GeneDB-style sysID: LpmP.35.5010), producing MKRADGRKSPEAVRAIHVATNMLANCHSSACIEIGQTRVLCGVRPPQQLVQEYRGTRGRVSCQVHRSLASSLNLDNSSDRDMALALEGVAEQAVVLERIPQLLVEVLIEIVHDDGAVWDAATTALCAALTAGGVELYDSFSACSAALRHDGAIVADLAREEAATAIASVVVCSGLSLGGVYYCCHKGACEATTMSQLLQAAMKGIQVRKVPLLEQIRNPLV from the coding sequence ATGAAACGGGCTGACGGTCGAAAGTCTCCGGAGGCAGTGCGGGCCATCCACGTCGCCACCAACATGCTGGCCAACTGTCACAGTAGCGCCTGCATCGAGATTGGTCAGACACGCGTCCTGTGTGGTGTCcgcccgccgcagcagctcgttcAGGAATACCGCGGCACGCGCGGCCGTGTCAGCTGCCAAGTCCACCGCAGCTTAGCGTCCTCGTTGAATCTCGACAACTCTAGCGACCGCGACATGGCCCTCGCGCTCGAGGGAGTGGCAGAGCAAGCGGTAGTGCTGGAGCGCATTCCACAACTGCTCGTGGAGGTGCTGATTGAGATAGTGCACGACGACGGGGCTGTCTGGGACGCTGCGACGACCGCCTTGTGCGCCGCCCTCACCGCAGGTGGCGTGGAGCTTTACGACTCGTTTTCGgcgtgcagcgccgcgttgCGGCACGATGGTGCCATTGTTGCGGACCTTGcgcgagaggaggcggcaacggcgatAGCGAGcgtggtggtgtgcagcgGCCTCTCCCTCGGCGGCGTGTACTACTGCTGCCACAAAGGCGCGTGCGAGGCAACAACAATgagccagctgctgcaagcGGCGATGAAGGGAATACAGGTGCGCAAGGTCCCACTTTTAGAGCAGATCCGGAACCCGTTGGTCTAA
- a CDS encoding hypothetical protein (TriTrypDB/GeneDB-style sysID: LpmP.35.5000) gives METWNGVDGHAGATTMTESLILQQCRKHQGYSTPELNEKLYLHHLGFAQLNGLAAFTGCVVLYLDHNALSDLAALAALTRLDSLYLSCNALSHLDSLPHLPALRTLDVACNQIVTLNGLDEAAPQLETLLVGHNRLQCLHGVQGLSSLVSLDLSHNCIEDEKTTMACLFSHRTTLRTLLLHGNGLCRHTPHHRKCWIAALPALRFLDEYPVFDDERARAEAFTRGGAAAEADIRSAQHARAATEARERFAYYGGVREMQRDARRRNGAETPPAPCLPARTTGVGTGVVQDAGGGPVCLPSAREGRQP, from the coding sequence ATGGAGACCTGGAACGGCGTAGATGGCCACGCCGGCGCAACAACAATGACAGAGTCGCTTATCCTCCAGCAGTGCAGGAAGCACCAGGGCTACTCCACACCAGAACTCAACGAAAAGCTCTAcctgcaccacctcggctTTGCTCAGCTCAACGGCCTCGCAGCCTTCACCGGCTGCGTCGTCCTCTACCTCGACCACAACGCCCTGAGCGATCTTGCCGCGCTCGCGGCGCTCACCCGCCTCGACTCCCTCTACCTTTCCTGCAACGCGCTTTCCCACCTCGACTCGCTGCCACACTTGCCAGCCTTGCGCACCTTGGATGTCGCCTGTAACCAGATTGTGACACTCAATGGGCTCGACGAGGCTGCTCCACAGCTAGAGACGCTTCTGGTGGGGCATAACAggctgcagtgcctccacGGAGTGCAGGGACTTTCCAGTCTGGTTTCGCTCGATCTGTCGCACAACTGCATCGAAGACGAGAAGACCACGATGGCGTGCCTATTCAGCCACCGCACCACGTTGCGCACCCTGTTGCTTCATGGAAACGGGCTGTGTCgccacacaccacaccatCGCAAGTGCTGGATTGCAGCGTTGCCTGCTCTGCGGTTTCTCGACGAGTACCCCGTCTTCGACGacgagcgcgcgcgtgccgAGGCGTTTACtagaggcggcgcagccgccgagGCAGACATCCGCAGTGCGCAGCACGCCCGTGCCGCCACCGAGGCGCGAGAGCGATTCGCGTACTACGGCGGTGTCCGCGAGATGCAACGCGATGCTCGGCGCCGCAACGGCGCGGAaacgccgccagcgccgtgccTTCCCGCGCGCACGACCGGCGTCGGCACGGGGGTTGTGCAGGACGCCGGCGGCGGACCCGTCTGCCTCCCGTCGGCGCGCGAGGGAAGGCAACCCTAG
- a CDS encoding hypothetical protein (TriTrypDB/GeneDB-style sysID: LpmP.35.4970), producing the protein MSGITVQLVFAFIGTRVPYFIPEATTAASSPARSPFGNASSVSFNAPAPSSLRADSTGTSPSLPCILTNQFTAHRLLSRLAKSLEPSLQATATAEDATTEFTRPSPTFSSPFHKPPTFELFDYASLNPLEDKAVLHDEQVLLVLCDTATTTQLVEVLQLEWLEVYSGVHHPHHHSRSSSTLALPHKTDMAVCTTEEKLRNVVHAQQALCKPVALHLSLLAKELASREATLATQKEQLSQLRSSITAVVATAGSFTRSGSDYASSQMSPDRAASFPLLAELEPSLALELARSTTDSAHLQKVEAPLAFCDARLRAVETLLQRAAKHRVKLLELAAGERATEEAFESGPVSRACAEYLERAEQDRSAAEAIITDYQVEMTRQLKVVRQLITYITQVRRLLSKAKHDMGVVELILSRLSLTGLRPRLMEEAEALLCRRVILRRAARRQMLLLQETEFVGLQQDLETFSQRTEVQKVLPEKVRWYLRAPLPTLLPEEDPVATLLDHALIDREEDEAQELVEKTRVCTADSSDPAKNALQISKVLLPVERLTRSLEEARASVAQYKSHVEELEEKLKMYEAADALSSPLLQDSVVKSSSMETQAGGASGKES; encoded by the coding sequence ATGAGCGGAATCACGGTACAGCTCGTGTTTGCCTTTATTGGCACGCGCGTGCCGTACTTCATCCCGGAGGCGACGACCGCAGCGAGTTCTCCTGCGCGTTCCCCGTTTGGCAACGCGTCTTCTGTTTCGTTTAACGCGCCAGCACCATCGTCGCTGCGCGCGGACTCTACTGGGACATCCCCAAGTCTTCCATGCATTTTGACAAACCAGTTCACGGCACATAGACTGCTGTCCCGCCTGGCAAAGTCTCTGGAGCCCTCCCTGCAGGCCACAGCGACAGCCGAGGACGCCACTACCGAGTTTACCAGGCCATCGCCGACGTTCTCCTCGCCGTTCCACAAGCCCCCGACATTTGAGCTCTTCGACTACGCTAGCCTCAACCCGCTCGAGGacaaggcggtgctgcacgacGAGCAAGTCCTGCTGGTGCTCTGCGACACCGCCACTACGACACAACTTGTGGAGGTACTTCAGCTGGAGTGGTTGGAGGTCTACAGCGGGGTacaccacccacaccaccacagccgctcctcaTCCACACTTGCCCTGCCGCATAAGACAGACATGGCGGTTTGCACGACCGAGGAGAAGCTGAGGAATGTGGTGCATGCGCAGCAGGCACTTTGCAAGCCTGTCgcgcttcacctctctcttttagcGAAGGAGTTGGCGTCACGCGAGGCGACGCTGGCGACGCAGAAAGAGCAGCTATCGCAACTTCGATCCTCCATAACAGCGGTCGTTGCTACTGCTGGCTCTTTTACGCGAAGCGGAAGCGACTACGCCTCATCGCAAATGTCGCCTGATCGGGCTGCCTCATTTCCACTATTGGCAGAGCTGGAGCCGAGTCTAGCCTTAGAACTAGCACGGAGTACCACTGATTCCGCACATCTTCAGAAGGTAGAAGCACCACTGGCGTTCTGCGACGCCCGATTGCGCGCAGTCGAaaccctgctgcagcgcgccgcaaAACACCGTGTCAAGCTGTTGGAGCTCGCCGCTGGTGAACGTGCCACAGAAGAGGCGTTCGAGAGTGGCCCTGTCAGTCGTGCCTGCGCAGAATACCTCGAGCGCGCCGAACAGgaccgcagcgcagcagaggccATTATTACGGATTATCAGGTTGAGATGACTCGTCAGCTGAAGGTAGTACGGCAACTGATCACCTACATCACCCAAGTGAGGAGACTGTTGAGCAAAGCCAAGCATGACATGGGCGTAGTCGAGCTGATCCTTTCACGACTGTCTCTGACGGGCTTGCGACCTCGGCTAatggaagaggcggaggcgctgctgtgtcGCCGTGTCATCCTACGACGGGCTGCCCGTCGCCAAATGCTCCTATTACAAGAGACAGAGTTTGTTGGACTGCAGCAAGACCTGGAGACCTTCTCGCAACGGACGGAGGTGCAGAAAGTGCTTCCTGAGAAAGTGCGCTGGTATCTGCGGGCGCCACTGCCCACTCTTCTGCCGGAGGAAGACCCCGTCGCCACGCTGCTTGACCATGCTCTAATTGAccgcgaggaggatgaggcacaagagctggtggagaagacgcgcgtgtgcacggcAGACTCCTCGGATCCGGCAAAAAATGCACTGCAAATCAGTAAAGTGTTGCTGCCGGTAGAGCGACTCACACGGAGTTTGGAGGAGGCCCGTGCGAGTGTTGCGCAGTACAAGAGTCATGTGGAGGAGTTGGAGGAGAAACTAAAAATGTACGAGGCTGCCGATGCGCTctcgtcaccgctgctgcaggataGTGTTGTCAAGTCGTCATCCATGGAAACccaagctggaggagcatCGGGTAAAGAAAGTTAG
- a CDS encoding hypothetical protein (TriTrypDB/GeneDB-style sysID: LpmP.35.4980), with protein MSLLALNVCLISSAFDVVALPLSLTLCPVEVNDDVEDTSLCYGLAPLTEKSHKGYGYAHCTVMQLCARALDLKAVRDIVRETWLKFRKHVLESKESLVLTGVADGPIFATTEDGRAVRLPNITVERTPDLIWLHETIVRELDQYRVKVDSEDVARSAFHRKFPADNNSATSEWMLSFTSQYSHENYAPHITLGACTEKNVAAFSLLQKTEISWRECRLVVSHMGNFCSCFELLES; from the coding sequence ATGTCTCTCTTGGCGCTGAACGTGTGCCTGATAAGCTCCGCCTTCGACGTAGTGGCGCTTCCACTATCATTGACGCTGTGCCCCGTCGAGGTAAACGACGACGTCGAGGACACCTCCTTGTGCTACGGCCTCGCGCCACTCACGGAGAAGAGCCACAAAGGGTACGGCTACGCACACTGTACCGTGATGCAgctctgtgcgcgtgcgctggaTTTGAAGGCAGTCCGTGACATTGTACGCGAGACGTGGTTGAAGTTCCGCAAGCACGTGTTGGAATCGAAGGAGTCGCTGGTGCTAACCGGCGTCGCTGACGGCCCTATCTTCGCAACAACGGAGGATGGACGGGCCGTGCGGCTGCCAAATATCACGGTGGAGCGCACCCCTGACCTAATATGGCTGCACGAAACCATCGTGCGCGAATTGGACCAGTACCGTGTCAAAGTAGACTCGGAGGATGTGGCCAGGTCCGCCTTCCACAGGAAGTTCCCCGCCGATAACAATAGCGCCACGTCAGAGTGGATGCTCTCCTTCACAAGCCAGTACTCTCACGAAAACTACGCGCCACACATCACGCTCGGCGCCTGCACCGAGAAGAACGTGGCGGCGTTTTCGCTTTTGCAAAAGACTGAGATCTCGTGGAGGGAGTGCCGACTTGTTGTGAGCCACATGGGAAACTTCTGTTCCTGCTTTGAACTCCTTGAAAGCTGA
- a CDS encoding hypothetical protein (TriTrypDB/GeneDB-style sysID: LpmP.35.4960): MDSAMSKPFGSVRSTHSYDRVVRSSRQASSSFVTINQKRLWRPSSSLFQPILDYMPNAAPFALAAANPFLRLFVERNVEGGGFVMRDYQVTPLLLGKNGCGCGGACGADALARESSRGAVNGSLFGGCDARRNHMAAEYSGLGAGTSGMVVEDDGVIEAWDDEEGDGEGFREDNSEPQLGTSIRLARVIPFHISGIGTLQGLSPLCNHFYPCVGAHRSVPSTAQAVSFSLKSNAAAVADMHDRGCLLECWQSAALELSMCVSVTCTSDAALYFATLGAWWLSRYYGVSLRLHHAHPAQVATFKAAQRALSLKEIQLENCIVSEDLLQCISTCADLLSLSIISCSASQQIALQCINSILRKGSGMRPAGFSNTYDTSSDVDATDGTGKQDMRQGFATSRRNGSLAKRMSTDSGRDGKSWYLSGIRSLGSLKQLRCLHILHTPLHETFLQALTTCSSLECLILHRCRGVRSLEPLRRLRQLQSLSLHGLSVTDTGLLPLTSCTQLRQLVLDECRQITDLSFLANLRGTLERLLMPRTLLSNANMQHIGLCDKLVELHLQSLRQLTDIGGLKNLTALRVLNLRDNLVTDEGCSALYCMPSLQLLNLASCRCITSLAAALSTSGRWTQRLLSLDLSQTNITDSGLRCIQQCTSLRYLNLCGCSELRLLHWLKKMYSLRWLHLGGTYITDEETKRYLPYARNLRFLSLSGCSNVRSLTFAGKLLQLEYLYLDSTGVADNDLSYLCWCRKLRYLSLQSCAHIRDVSLLGALPALLELNVSLTAVGSSVGSALSTTSGGSDGRSTPHGSSALLCSVVSPVSAGCSSSPSSIGSTPALPLSVGASCFPVVQVLHMNGCSRISRLEELTKCYPQLRVLYADRISVMPPPSIGFGFIGMDERRRLGTTVRSRGLLQHRRSMSISTDEADSESPPAASRSVMHLGEAHQQYVPQPPVALRPSTAHAVASRHNPHHCGSPCGNKPQVKSRSVSLHPPGRSARVIQLMLRRSSLTDVMLEQLCVTFDCVSSLDLTKCTEVQCLSGLEKLYALRELILTQSSVGNDGVRVISACDTLEVLRLTECRSVTDVCSLGNLRKLRVLCLARTQLTNQGLEGIGRCLALQYLNCAECRYLSDVNALGSLKHLIELHLERTDVDGAGIAGVMRCSSLQRVYFTRCQRLTTIGDVRASLPQLEVLDVYGTSIPTRVAGQGQQFACAAM; the protein is encoded by the coding sequence ATGGACTCCGCTATGAGTAAGCCGTTTGGGTCCGTGCGATCGACACATTCATACGATCGAGTCGTCCGCAGCAGTCGTCaagcctcctcctcgttcgtTACGATTAATCAGAAGCGGTTGTGGCGTCCCTCATCGTCGCTGTTCCAGCCCATTCTGGATTACATGCCAAACGCCGCCCCATTTGCGCTGGCGGCCGCGAATCCttttctgcgcctcttcgtcGAGCGCAACGTGGAGGGCGGTGGGTTTGTCATGAGGGACTACCAAGTCACCCCGCTCCTCCTGGGGAAGAACGGGTGCGGTTGTGGTGGCGCCTGCGGGGCGGACGCGCTCGCTCgagaaagcagcagaggggCCGTGAATGGGAGCTTGTTCGGGGGCTGTGACGCACGCAGGAACCACATGGCTGCTGAATACAGCGGCCTCGGTGCGGGCACTAGTGGCATGGTTGTGGAGGACGACGGTGTCATTGAAGCCTGGGATGACGAGGAAGGTGATGGTGAGGGCTTTCGGGAGGACAACAGCGAACCGCAGCTTGGTACGAGTATTAGGCTGGCTCGTGTAATTCCATTCCATATTAGTGGTATCGGCACACTGCAAGGCCTGAGTCCGCTGTGCAACCACTTCTACCCGTGTGTAGGCGCTCACCGCAGTGTTCCGTCCACAGCACAGGCCGTCAGTTTCTCGCTAAAGTCAaatgctgccgcggtggctgACATGCACGACCGTGGGTGCCTTTTGGAGTGTTGGCAgagcgcagcgctggagtTGTCCATGTGCGTGAGCGTCACCTGCACGTCAGACGCTGCCCTTTATTTTGCCACTCTAGGTGCGTGGTGGCTGTCGCGTTACTATGGTGTCTCACTGCGGCTTCATCACGCTCACCCGGCACAGGTAGCAACTTTCAAAGCGGCACAGCGTGCGCTTTCCCTAAAAGAAATCCAGCTGGAGAACTGCATTGTATCGGAGgacctgctgcagtgcattTCCACGTGCGCTGACCTCCTGTCGCTCTCCATCATCTCCTGCTCCGCATCGCAGCAGATCGCGCTGCAGTGCATTAATTCCATTTTGCGAAAGGGAAGCGGGATGCGGCCAGCTGGCTTCTCCAATACATACGATACCTCATCGGACGTCGACGCGACTGACGGGACGGGCAAACAGGACATGCGACAGGGTTTTGCCACGTCACGCCGTAATGGGTCCTTGGCGAAGAGGATGTCAACCGACTCCGGCCGTGATGGGAAGAGCTGGTACCTCTCTGGCATTCGTTCCCTTGGCTCGTTGaagcagctccgctgcctccacaTTCTTCACACCCCACTGCACGAGACCTTTCTGCAGGCGCTCACCACATGCTCCTCTCTGGAGTGCCTCATCCTGCATCGGTGTCGCGGTGTCCGCTCTCTCGAGCCGTtacggcggctgcggcagctccaGTCGCTGAGCCTTCACGGCCTTTCTGTCACGGACACGGGTCTCCTGCCGCTTACCAGCTGCacacagctgcggcagctaGTACTGGATGAGTGCCGACAGATCACCGATCTCAGCTTTCTCGCGAATCTGCGCGGCACACTGGAGCGCCTGCTGATGCCACGGACGCTGCTGTCCAACGCAAACATGCAGCACATCGGCCTGTGCGACAAACTTGTCGAGCTACACCTCCAGTCGCTCCGCCAGCTCACAGACATTGGTGGTTTGAAGAATCTGACAGCGCTTCGCGTTCTGAACCTGCGTGACAACCTCGTAACCGATGAGGGCTGTAGTGCGCTGTACTGCATGCCgagcctgcagctgctgaacttGGCATCCTGTCGCTGCATTACCTCTCTTGCCGCGGCACTTAGCACGTCGGGGCGCTGGACGCAGCGACTGTTGTCGCTCGACTTGTCACAGACAAACATCACTGATTCTGGTCTGCGGTGCATTCAGCAGTGCACCAGCTTGCGATACCTGAACTTGTGTGGCTGCAGTGAACTGAGGCTCCTGCATTGGCTGAAGAAAATGTactcgctgcggtggctgcacCTTGGTGGAACTTACATCACGGACGAGGAGACAAAGCGTTACCTTCCCTACGCGCGCAACCTGCGCTTCCTCAGTCTGAGCGGCTGCTCTAACGTGCGGTCCCTCACCTTTGCCggcaagctgctgcagctggagtACTTGTACCTCGACTCTACGGGTGTGGCAGACAATGATCTTTCGTACCTGTGCTGGTGTCGAAAATTGCGCTACCTCTCGCTGCAGTCGTGCGCCCACATCCGAGACGTGTCACTGCTGGGcgcgctgccagcgctgctggagctaAATGTCTCTCTGACAGCTGTAGGCTCCTCGGTCGGCAGTGCGCTGAGCACAACatccggcggcagcgatggccgGAGCACCCCGCACGGCTCGTCTGCACTTCTTTGCTCGGTTGTGAGCCCTGTGTCGGCAGGGTGTAGTTCGTCACCGTCCTCGATTGGGTCCACGCCAGCTCTGCCATTAAGCGTTGGTGCCAGCTGCTTCCCCgtcgtgcaggtgctgcacaTGAACGGCTGCAGTCGAATCTCCCGACTTGAGGAGCTGACGAAGTGTTATCCACAACTGCGCGTGCTTTACGCCGATCGCATCTCCGTAATGCCACCACCTAGCATTGGCTTCGGCTTCATCGGTATGGATGAGCGACGGCGCCTCGGTACGACGGTGCGAAGCCGCGGAttgctgcagcacaggcgCAGCATGAGCATAAGCACTGATGAAGCAGACAGTGAGAGTCCGCCGGCTGCCAGCAGGTCGGTGATGCATCTTGGTGAAGCTCACCAGCAGTACGTGCCGCAGCCCCCGGTTGCACTGCGACCAAGCACCGCGCACGCAGTAGCGTCCCGCCACAATCCCCATCACTGTGGGAGTCCGTGTGGAAACAAGCCCCAGGTAAAGAGCCGATCAGTCTCGCTGCATCCTCCTGGCCGGTCTGCTCGCGTGATCCAGCTGATGCTTCGGCGTAGCTCCCTCACAGATGTGATGCTGGAACAGCTATGTGTTACCTTTGACTGCGTTTCTTCCCTCGACCTAACGAAGTGCACCGAGGTGCAGTGCCTCTCAGGCTTGGAGAAGCTGTACGCCCTCAGGGAGTTGATACTGACACAATCCTCCGTTGGCAATGACGGAGTACGTGTCATCAGCGCTTGTGACACGCTCGAAGTGCTGCGCCTCACCGAGTGTCGCAGTGTTACCGACGTATGCTCTCTCGGCAACCTGCGTAAGTTGCGCGTGTTGTGTCTGGCGCGGACACAGTTGACTAACCAAGGGCTCGAGGGCATTGGACGCTGCCTCGCACTGCAGTACCTAAACTGTGCGGAGTGTCGTTACCTGTCTGACGTCAATGCGCTCGGCTCTCTAAAGCACCTGATCGAACTGCACCTCGAGCGTACAGACGTTGACGGCGCTGGGATTGCGGGAGTGATGCGGTGCTCATCATTGCAACGGGTCTACTTCACGCGGTGTCAGCGGCTCACTACAATTGGCGATGTTCGAGCGTCTTTGCCACAATTGGAGGTGCTCGACGTCTATGGCACATCGATCCCGACGCGCGTGGCTGGTCAAGGGCAGCAGTTTGCCTGCGCTGCCATGTAG
- a CDS encoding hypothetical protein (TriTrypDB/GeneDB-style sysID: LpmP.35.4990): MGVFLPIIAVFATAASMCMVLSPVITVGNMRAANSVGVGTITFFCAQLLNCSVWAMYGVQTISLPVIICNTVGSATAVYCILTFLAVARMQEKAGHVLSSTSYRSSLNSAIFTAFLIILFMLLLLYLINCANWSSTAQLNGILGGCCSVFMLSSPLGMAKVIIREKNAEPLQPETVSFATLNSVLWVLYGLLKFDMYITIPNVLCTLACIFQVFLLVRYGRRTAQRLHIAEALSPVPVD; this comes from the coding sequence ATGGGCGTCTTTCTGCCCATCATTGCCGTATttgccacggcagcgtcaaTGTGCATGGTGCTGTCGCCTGTCATTACCGTCGGCAATATGCGCGCCGCCAATTCGGTTGGCGTCGGGACAATCACTTTCTTTtgtgcgcagctcctcaaCTGCAGCGTGTGGGCCATGTACGGCGTCCAAACCATTAGCTTACCGGTGATTATCTGCAACACAGTGGGCTCTGCCACTGCCGTGTACTGCATCCTGACGTTTCTGGCAGTGGCCCGCATGCAGGAGAAGGCGGGGCATGTGCTCAGTTCAACGAGCTATCGCTCCTCGCTGAATTCGGCGATATTCACCGCATTTCTAATTATTCTTTTCATGCTGTTACTTCTCTATCTCATTAATTGTGCCAACTGGAGCTCTACTGCACAGCTGAACGGCATCCTGGGCGGGTGCTGTAGCGTCTTTATGCTGAGCTCGCCCCTCGGCATGGCGAAGGTCATCATCAGGGAAAAAAACGCCGAACCGCTGCAACCAGAGACCGTCAGTTTCGCAACGTTGAATAGCGTTCTGTGGGTGCTGTATGGTCTTTTGAAGTTCGATATGTACATCACGATTCCCAATGTGCTCTGCACCCTGGCGTGCATCTTCCAGGTCTTCCTGCTCGTGCGGTACGGCCGCCGCACGgcacagcgcctccacaTCGCCGAGGCGCTTTCGCCGGTTCCTGTCGACTAG